A single window of Anaerocolumna chitinilytica DNA harbors:
- a CDS encoding ASCH domain-containing protein: MLTLPIKKKWFDMILSGEKKEEYREIKPYYTNRFNSLFRMYPIDNPIGNDTNLIAFRNGYSKHSPLFVAKCYLSRGTGNPEWGAEPGKEYYVLKILEVHP, from the coding sequence ATGTTAACTCTACCAATCAAGAAGAAATGGTTTGATATGATTCTTTCAGGGGAAAAGAAAGAAGAGTATAGAGAGATAAAACCATACTATACAAATAGATTCAACAGCTTATTTAGAATGTATCCAATTGATAACCCGATAGGAAACGATACAAACCTTATAGCTTTTAGAAATGGGTATTCAAAACATTCTCCTTTATTTGTAGCAAAATGTTATTTAAGTAGAGGAACCGGTAATCCAGAATGGGGAGCTGAACCAGGAAAAGAATATTATGTTCTTAAGATATTAGAGGTACATCCATGA
- a CDS encoding DNA N-6-adenine-methyltransferase, which translates to MNTELMFSSKTDDWATPQWFFDELNKEFHFTLDPCADDQNHKCDKYYTVDQDGLKQNWSGETVFCNPPYSKPEKPCKPNCKKKKCQQRGHHITEHKPGQVDWIRKCYIESLKQNTKVVMLIPVRTDTEAFHKYIKDNSEIRFVKGRLKFGGCDDAAPFPNMVVIFH; encoded by the coding sequence ATGAATACAGAATTAATGTTTAGCAGTAAGACAGATGATTGGGCAACTCCGCAATGGTTTTTTGATGAATTGAATAAAGAATTTCACTTTACCCTGGATCCTTGCGCAGATGACCAGAATCATAAATGTGATAAATATTACACCGTTGATCAAGATGGATTAAAACAAAATTGGAGTGGAGAAACAGTATTTTGCAACCCTCCTTATTCAAAACCAGAAAAACCATGTAAGCCTAATTGTAAAAAGAAAAAATGCCAACAAAGAGGACATCACATAACTGAGCATAAACCAGGTCAAGTTGATTGGATAAGAAAATGCTATATAGAAAGTCTTAAACAAAATACAAAAGTTGTGATGCTGATTCCAGTAAGAACTGATACAGAAGCTTTTCACAAATACATAAAGGATAATTCAGAAATCAGATTTGTAAAAGGACGGTTAAAATTTGGAGGATGCGATGATGCAGCACCATTTCCCAATATGGTAGTTATATTTCATTGA